The genomic DNA GAAGTCGGCCGTCGGCGTGAAGGTGCGGAAGGGCGTCGTGGCGTCGGCTTGGAGCACCTCGATGCTGAAGTCGATCCGCATCGAGCCGAAACCCCAGCCGCCGGCGGCGGCGAGCGCCTCGATGATGCCGTCGGAGGTCGCGCTCTTGAGCAGCGTCGAGACGTCGGTGTTCCACGGGTTCGGGGCCTCGAAGAGCTGCCCGGGGGCGGTCGTGGTCGTCGTCGAGCCGCTGGTCGAGGTCGACGTACTCGAGGACGACGAGGTCGAAGTCGAGCTGGTGGTCGGAATCACGGTTGACGTCGAGGAGCTCGTGCTCGGACGCGATGTGCTCGAGCTGGAGGCAGTGGATGACGACGTCGTGCTCGAGATCGTCGTCGCCGAGGTCGAGGTGGAGGTAGAGGTGGTCGTCGGTTTCGTCGTCGATGTCGACGAGGTAGTGGAGGTCGAGCTGCTCGAGCTGGCGCTCGAGGACGTGCTCAACGAGGTGCTCGTCGTCGACGTCGAGGTCGTGGTGGCCTTCTTCCGGCCCGCCGCGCTCACGGTGGACGACCCGCTCCCGCACACGCATGCGTCGCAGGCCTGGCCCTCGGCGCAGTCGGCGACGGTCTCGCACTGCTCGCCGCCCTCCGCATCGAGCCGGCCGTCGCCGCAGGTGGACCTCGGAGCCTGGAAGCGTCGGCGTTTGGTCGCGCGGGCGCTGAACGTACCGATCAACGATGCGCAGGACACATCATCGACTATCGCGCGCATCCGTACGCTGCGGAGCGCGCCGCACGCGTGCCACCGTGCCTGCAGCGTGCTGCGTCCGCCCCGCCGGCGGACGTGCGCCGGCACGGGCGGGCAGCCACTCGTGATCGTCGCCATGCCGTCCGCGTCGATGACGATCGCGTCGAATGGCAGCTCAGTCCTCGGTACGAGGGCCGGGGCGACGAGGAAGCGAATGCCCGGGCAGGGCGGGGAAGCCACGGCCGTTGCCGGCGGTGCTGCAACGAGCGCGAGGGCGAGCAGCACGAGGCAGCGCCTGACGATCGTCGCAGGCGCGACGGCAGCCGGTCCGAGTTGTGCCACTCCGGGCACGGTGGCATGGCGCGGACGACCGGTTGTATCGTGCGTCGCCCACGGACTCGTGGCCGGCCGTCTCGTGCTTGCCGTGCGCAGCATGGCCGGCCGGAAGCGGGGCAAACGGCAGGCCAACCGAGCGCCCGCCGTGAGGACCTCAGCAGCGCCTCACCGCGGTTGACCGGATGGCTTGCGCTCGCGCCACACCGGGGAAGAGCAGGAAGGCGCGCCAGAGGGGGGGCGGGGCAGCGTCTGATATCGCAGATTCGGTCAGCTTCCCTTTTGAGTTTCTCACGCAGTGGACGAGTCGGGGTTGTCGGGGTTGATGTGGTGCCGGACTCGGCGCAGGTGCGGTGAGCCCGACCCCACTTGAGTCCGCGCGCGACGTGATGCTACCCCTGGGCGCGGATCCGATGGTCGAACGCGCAACGCTCACGGGGCTCGCTTCCGTCGTCGCTCTCGTCGTCGCGACGGGTAGTGCGGAAGCGCAATGCGACTCTCGGTTGCGACAGCTGAGCAGCGATCCGTTTACGAATTCCACCAGCCAGCACGGAACCGAGGTCGAGCCGGACACGTTCGTGTTCGGCTCGACGATCGCGACGACCTTCCAGGTCGGCCGCTTCTTCGACGGAGGAGCCTCCGACATCGGCTGGGCGACGTCCACCGACGGAGGCGCGAACTGGTCGAAGGGTTTCCTGCCCGGGATCACCAAGCTCCAGGGTGCCGGCCCCTACGATCGGGTGAGCGACCCGTCGGTCGCGTACGACGTCCGCCACGCCGTGTGGCTCATCTCCTCGCTGGCGCTCGTCGAGCACGGGACAAACGTCAACTCCCCCGCGGTGGTGGTGAGCCGCTCGGTCGACGGTGGCCTCACCTGGGCCAACCCCGTGACGGTCGGGACGGGAGCCGACCTGGACAAGAACTGGACCGTCTGCGACACCACCGCCGCGAGCCCCTTCTACGGGAATTGCTACACCGAGTACGACGACGCGGGCGCCAACAACCAGCTTCGCATGGCCACGTCCACGAACGGGGGCCTCACGTGGACCCAAGCCAGTGTGCCGACCACGAGCGTCATCGGCGGCCAGCCGGTCGTGCAGCCGAACGGCACCGTCATCGTGCCCCTGAACAACGGCAGCCAGTCGAGGGTGCAGGCCGTCACGTCGACCGACGGCGGCGCGAGCTACGCCGGCCCGGTCACGATCGCGATCATCGCGGCGCACCCCGTGAGCGGCAACCTGCGAACCAGTCCGTTGCCGTCCGCCGAGATCGACGGCGCCGGGCGGGTGTACGTGGCGTGGCAGGACTGCCGCTTCCGCTCTGGCTGCGCCTCGAACGACATCGTGTTCAGCACCTCGTCCGACGGAACGACGTGGTTCGCGCCAAGCCGGGTTCCGATCGATCCCACGACGAGCACCGTTGACCATTTCATCCCGGGCCTGGCCGTCGACAAGACGACCGCCGGCGCGTCGGCGCATCTGGGCCTCACCTATTACTACTATCCCAACGCCGCCTGCTCGGCCGCGTCGTGTCAGCTCTCGGTGGGATTCATTTCCTCGACCAACGGAGGCGCCAGCTGGAGCGCCCCCACCCAGCTCGGCAGCCCGATGTCGCTGGGGTGGCTCCCGAGCACCACCCAAGGCGTCATGGTCGGGGATTACATCTCGACGTCGTTCGCGGGTGGTCTCGCCTACCCCGTATTTGCGCTGGCCACCGCTCCCAGCGGCAGCACCTTCCACGAGGCGATGTACACCGCCAGCGCCGGCTTCGCCGTATCGGGTGGCAGCGCGACCGCGAGCGCCGAGGGCGCGGCGGTGAGTCCGCGTGTCGGACTCGAAAGCGAAGCGCCCCGGACGGCCCGATAGCGAGGCTGGACGCTCTGGGCAGGGCGCTCGGACCGCTCGACGACTATGTCGCATCTGGGAAATGTCGCTAATGTCTAGGTAGACACCGCTCAATGGCCGACGAAACCGAGAGCCGCGCGCTCCGTACCCTCGCCGACATCGTCGAATCGGGGCGACCGCTGGCATACATTCATTCCGCGGAAGAGCAGCGCGTGATGGCGCTGCTGCGCGACACCGCAGGCGCATGTTTCTCGGCGGCGGTCCCGCTCTGGATATGGAGCCTCACCGAGGGCATGCGCCGCGACGATGGTAGCGGCGGCGAGCTGCTCAGCCCGCGTGCGGCTCTCGATTTCGTCGCCACGTACGATGGCCCGGCGCTCTTTCTCTTCAAGGACTTCCACGAACCGCTGCGCGAGGCGCCGGACATCCGGCGGCGACTGCGCGACCTGTACGAGCTCTGCCTTGACCGTGGCAAGTTTGTGATGATCTGCTCGCCGGTCAAGTTCATCCCCGAGGAGCTCGCGCGCAGCATCGTCTACGTAGAGCTGGCAGTTCCCGATCTGCGCGAGCTCGTCGGGTTTCTGCGGCACGAGGCCGCGGCGATCACGGCAACCGGCGGCCGCCTCGATGCCGACGAGGCTACTCTCCTCCAGCTCGCACGGGCGCTCCAGGGCCTGACGCTCGACGAGGCGCGCCATGCGATTCGCCGCGCGCTGAGCTCGCGCAAGGTCTTGGATCAGGAATCGGTTCCCGTGCTGCTCGAAGAGAAACGCCTGCTGGTGAATCGCACCGGGATGATCGAGTACATCCCCGCCGAGACCAGCATCGAACACGTCGGCGGACTGGAGATCATGAAGAAATGGCTGATGGAGCGGCGCAAGTTATTCCAGATGCGGGACCGCATCAGCGCCGAGATCGTGCCCAAAGGAGTACTGGTCATGGGTGTCTCGGGCTGTGGCAAGAGTCTGTCCATCAAGGCAGTCGCGTCCTGTTTCGAGCTGCCCCTTTATCGCATCGATATGATTGCCATCTTCTCCGGACGTCACGGAACACCGGAAAGCGCGTTCGCGCAGGCCTGCCATATGCTTGAGTCGATGGCTCCGGCAGTGGTCTGGTTCGACGAGATCGAGGCTGGCATCAACACGCAAGCCAAGGAAGGCGAGTTGGCTCGCATATTCGGCTTCTTCTTGACGTGGATGCAGGAGAAGACACGCGGACTGTTCGTGGGCGCCACCGCCAACCGCATAGACCTCCTGCCCGCCGAGATGATCCGCAAAGGGCGCTTCGACGAAGTGTTCTTCGTCGATCTGCCCCTCGAAGACGAGCGGCTCGACATCTTCCGAGTGCATCTGCGGCGGCGCGGGGTCGATTTTGAGGGGTTCAATTTCGAGCCGCTCAAGACCTTCACGAAAGGCTGGACAGGCGCCGAGATCGAGCAGTGCGTGGTGTCGGCACTGACAAGCGCCCGTCTCGAGGAGCGCGGATTGACGGATGCGGATCTGTTCAATGCGACCGCCAACGTCGTGCCGCTCTCGAAGACCATGAAGGAACAGGTCGATCAGATCCGGAAATGGGCCTTCGCCCGCGCGGTGCGGGCCTCGCCGCGTGAACGCTATTCATAGCTGCGGCAGCCTGCCGCGACCGTCGCCGACCGGCGGCGGTCCCAGAGCCGTTCGGAGGCGGCGACTTCACCGGACACGGGCCAGCGCCACGGCGCCCGTGAGCCCGAAGGCTGCGGCACAGCCGAATCCCGCGGGCGGGGACGGCGCGGGTCTTGGGTAAACTTCGCGCGACACAATCGATATCCCCGTAAGCTGCGCGCCGGGGACCTGGAGGAGACGTGAAATGCGGAGAATGGGGCTATTTCTCTCGGTGGTGATGCTGGCGGGATGCGTCCATCTTGTCGTGCGACCGTACCAGCGCAAGGTAGATGCCCAAACCGGCCACGTTGTAGACGATACGGACAAGGACGCACATGGCGTTCGCTTCTACCGCCCAGCCCCGTACCTGTGGCTAGCTTCTGACAAGGACGGCAAGTGTGTCCCGACCGTGCTCTACTTACCCGACCCGACCCAGGAGTACATCATGCAGGTATCGCCGTGGGACGGCGCGCTGGGGATCGGCACGGTCAGCATGAAGCCGACGCTTCAGGACGGCTGGAACCTCACCGGCCTGGACTCTTCTGTAGACACGAAGGTGCCAGAGACTCTGACCGCGATCACCGGGCTCGCGAAGGCGGCGATGGGGGTGACAGCCGAAGCCGTCGAAGTAGGACGCCCCGTAGGGAAGGCTACCAAAGTCAGAGATCAGACGACGATGGGGCCGGGCCTCTATCGAATCGTCCTTCGTCCGAATGAGGCATATCCGCTCGACTTCGAGCCAGTTCTTCAAGTGAAGGATGGCGACAAGGTGGTGCCGTGTACGACGTTCGGCTCGCCCGCTTCTGCTTCGAAGAAGGACGGCGGTGGGGAGGAAGGAAAGCGTAAGAGGAAGAAGTAACTACGCCCGACGGGGGTGGTCCTGCATGGCAGAGATGACGGAGTCGGCGGGCGGCTAGCGACGTGGGGCAAACCCGTCCGATGCTTTGACCGCCGGCGCGGCATCGCACGGGCCCGTGTGTGCCAGCGCCACGCCGGCGTCGAGTAGCAGGCACCAGTTCGCGTAGGTGACGCTATCGCAGCCACAGACCGGCGCTCCGCCCCGCGCGCACGGACCCGGGCTGACGCAGTATCCTAGCTGGATCCCCGTGCACTGGGGATCGTTCACCTCGCACGAGTTCCGCCCCCGGCACCGGCGGTGCCCGGAGCTGCCACAGGTGTAGCGGCGCGTGAACGCCCGCCGGCCGCACGGGGACTCTCTCGCGATGCGCGCGTGCCGGGCGCCCTCCCGCCTGGTGATCTGGCCGCTGTCCACGGCGAAGCGAATCACCTCCGTCGCGCACTGCACGCGTTCACGGTGGTTCGTCCACTCGACGCCGTCGGCCCGCCAGTAACAGGGGCACTGCTCCGCGAAGATCGGCAGGACCTTCGCTCCGGCGACGCTGACGAGCCCAAGGGCGAGACCCACCGTGCCGGCACCGATACGTAGACGCATTGCGCCTCCCGGACCTTCCAGGCCACTACAGCTACTGTGGGATCACCGGGAACTCGGTGGCGATCACGCGCTTCCGCCACGAAGTGCGCAGCGGGTGGCGGAAGTGGTTGAATCGCCGACGAGGACGGCCATCGCCGTCCACTCCAGCTACCGTTGGGCAGCGAACCCATGAGGCAGTAAAGCCATCTCGTGGAGAGCGCATTGGCTAGCGCGGTCGCCGCACCACCTCGCCTACGTAGATGTAGTCGAGGTCCTGCGAGGTGAGGGGGCGGTCGTCGGCGCGGACGGTGACGCGCTCGACTCGGGCGACGAAGAGGGTGTGATCGCCGGCCTCGACGGACTGCTGCACCAGGCACTCGAGGCTGAGCATCGCGTCGCGCAGGAGCGGAAGGGCGTCGGGCGAGTCGTCCCAGGCGACCTGGTCGAGGTTGTCGGGGCGGTGTGACGCGGCCGAGAAGAAGTAGTCCTCCAACTGGCGGCCGCGCTTGCCGACGACGTTCAGAGCGAAGCGCCGGGTGCGCGCGAGGATGTCGTGCGTGAAGTGGCGCCGGTCGACCGACGCCAGGACGAGCGGCGGGTCGCCCGAGACCTGCACCACCCACGACGACGACATGCCGTGGCGGCGGTCGCCATCGCGCACGGTGAGGACGTAGATGCCGGTGGTGAGCGCGGCGAGCGCGCGGGCGAGCGGGGGCTCCATGCCCCTGCACTTGCCCTTGCGGCCAGCCCGCCGCAAGCTGGGCCCCTGGAGGCGTCAACCACGGCCGGGGTCGTTTCGTCAGGACGGGTGGGGGCGGAAGGGCAGCACGTGAAGCCAGCCGCGGCCGGCCAGCTCGACCACGACGCGCTCTACCGCGCCCAGCACGGACGGGTGCTGTCGCTCTGCCGCCTGCTGCTCGCCGACCGCCACGAGGCCGAGGAGGTCTGCCACGAGGCCTTCGTGAAGCTCTTCGAGCAGCGCGAGCTGCCGCCCGCGCCGGAACGCTGGCTCACGCGCGTCGCCGTCAACGCTTGCCGGGACCGGCGGAGGGCCGGGTGGTGGCGGCGGTGGCGGGAGCACGGTGAGGAGCTCGTGGAGGCCGATCATCCCGCCCGTGGACCGACGCCCGAGGAGGCGGCCCTCGGCCTGGAGGAGCGCCGTCGCATCTGGCACGTCTTTCGCCGCCTCTCTCCCCGGCAGCAGGAGGTCTTCGCGCTGCGCCAGATCGAGGGCTGGTCAACCGACGAGGTGGCCGAAACGTTGGGACTGAGCGGTGGCAGCGTGAAGCGGCACCTCTTCCGGGCGATTCACCAGCTGCGCGCGGGCCTCAGAGGCACACGATGAGCCGATGTCTCACGGACCGGACGCTGATGCTCCTCCAGGCGGGCGAGGGTGGCGCCGGAGCGCGCGCACACCTGCGTGCGTGTCCGCCGTGCGCGACGCGCTATCGCGCGCTCGAGGACGATCTCGGCGTGGTTGCGGGCGCGCTGCGTGCGGGCCCGCCGCCCGCCGCGGAGCGCCCGCGGCTCCGCTGGCGGGCGGTCGGCGCGCTCGCCGCGACCGTGGCCCTGGCCGTGGGTGGGGCGTGGATGTGGCGCGCCGCGCGTGTCGCGCCGCCCGCGGGCGGGGGCGACGTCGGCGTGCTGGTCGAGGATCTCGCCGGCACGCTCTTCGCCACACCCGAGGCCGTCGCGACAGGGGAGCAGTCTGCTACCGACGTCGCCGACGACGTGGCGGCATTCGACGAGGACGACGAGCTGGCCCTTCTCTTCGAGGGGCCGTGAAGGGGGTCTCGATGAAGAAGCGTACGCTCATCCTGGCGACGGTCACCGTGAGCGCCCTGGGGCTCGCCACCGTGCACGCCCGGCCGCGGTTTGGGATGGGACCGGGGCCGATGATGATGGGGCCCGGGGGCGACGGTCCGGCCCTGATGCTGCCTCTGCTGCTGCGGAGCGCGAATCTCACCGAGGAGCAGGAGGCGCAGGTGCAGAAGATCATGGCCGATCGGCGCGCGCAGACGCGCGCGCTCGTGCGCGAGATGCGCGCGGGGCAGGCCGCGCTCCTCGACAAGCTCTTCGCGGCCGGCGACCTGAAGGCCGACGACCTGAGACCCGAGCTGGACCGGCTCGCGCGCGCCCGACAGCAGCTCATGGATCATGCCTTGACCACGGCGCTCGACGTCCGCAAAGTTCTCACCCCCGAGCAGCTCGCGCACACGGCGAAGATCAAGGACCGGATGCGGGCGCTGCACGATCAGATGCGGGACCTGGTGGACGAGGAGTAAGCTCACCCCGGCGGAGCGCGTTGACGAGCAGGTTGGCTCGTCGGGTCGGCTCGGGGAGGCGGTAGCCGGCGCACGTGCGGAGCACCAACGCGCGTGCGTCGCGGAGGCCGATCGCGTACCCGGGCGAGACGTAGACGGGCCGCACGCCGTCCCGCGTGCGCAGCGCCACCCCCAGCCGCTCCCTCCCGTCGCGCAACCAGGACCAGCTCCCGCGCCACGCTCCCACCGCCCCGTGCTCGCCCGCGAGCCGGCTCTTGGCGCAGCCGATGGTCGGCAGGTCGAGGCAGTAGCCGATGTGACAGGCGAGGCCGAAGCGGCGGGGGTGAGCGATGCCCTGGCCGTCGCACACGAGCACGTCGGGCCGCGCGCGAAGCCGCGCGCAGGCGCCGAGCACGATCGGCGCCTCGCGGAAGCCGAGCAGGCCGGGCACGTACGGGAACGTGACCCGTCCCTCCATCCAGGCCTCCTCGACCACCTCGAGCCCCTGCAGGGCGACCACGACGACCGCCGCCACCAGTCGTTCGCCGTCCGGGTGATAGGCGGCGTCCGCGCCGGCGACGAGGCGCACCCGCCCGAGGCGAGCGCCCGTGTCGACTGCGGCCGCGAGGCGGCGTTGGAGGCGGAGCGCCTCCTCGACCGGCAGATCCCAGCGGTGCGGTCGCGCAATGCGCACGGGGAGCCAGGGCCGTGCTACGGTGCCTGCGATGAGAGAGCAACACCGCTTCGAGACGCCGCGCGTCGCGTTCCTCCTGCTCGCCCTCGGCCTCGCCCCGGCCGTCCTCGCCGGCGAAGGGACGGAGGAGCGGAAGCGGACGATCGCGGTCACGGGCCGCGGCGAGGTGAAGGCGACGCCGGACCGCGCGCTCCTGTCGTTCACCGTCGAGACGACCGCCGGACGTGCCACCGAGGCCGCCGCCGAGAACGCGAAGCGCAGCGCGGCGGTTGTTGCAGCGCTCAAGTCGCTGCTCGGCTCCGACGGCACTGTCGGCACCACGCACTACACGATCGAGCCGCGCTACGAGAGCACCCGCCCGGGCGAGACGCACGAGCCGCGCATCACCGGGTACGTCGCGCGCAACGAGGTGCAGGTGGAGTGCGGGCGGGTCGACAAGCTGGGTGGCCTCATCGACGCCGCCACGACGGCGGGCGCGAACGGCGCCCGCGGCCTGCAGTTCTCGTTCTCGAAGGAGGACGAGCTGCTGCGCGCCGCGCTCGAAAAAGCGGGGGCCGACGCGCGGGCCCAGGCCGAGGGTGCCGCGCGCGGGCTCGGCGTGCGCTTGAAGCGCGTCCTGTCGGCCGACACGGGAGCCCGGCCGGTTCCCGTCCGCTTTGCGGCCATGGAAGCCTCCGCGCCCGGGCGCGGCGCCGCGACGCCGATCGAGCCTGGCGAGGGGACCGTCTCGGCCAGCTTGCAGGTGACGTACGAGATCGAGTGACGCTCGTCGTCCCGGTCGCAAAAGGTAACGGCCGGGCGGCCCTACAGGACCGCCTCCGCCAGCAGCCGCACCGCTGCCACGTCCCGCGTCCCGGCGAGGAGCGTCGTGACCGGGCTCTCCTTCCACGCCGCGAGGCGGTCGCGAATCCGCGCCGCACTCCCCGCGAGCGAGATCTCGTCCGCCAGCCGATCCGGCACCGCAGCCACCGCCTCCGCCCGCTTCCCGGCCAGGAAGAGGTCCTGCACCCGCCGCGCCTCCGCCTCGAACCCGAGCCGCGCGATCAGGTTCAGGTGGAAGTTCTTCGCCGCCGCGCCCATGCCGCCGATGTAGAAGGCGAGCATGAACTTGATGGGGAGGAGCGCCTGCTCGAGGTCGTCGTTCAGCGAGACGGTGGCGGGGCAGGCGATCTCGAAGCCCGGGCGGGCGCCGCGCAGCGACTCCGCGTAGACGTGCCTCCGGTACGGCGAGTAGAAGAGCGGCAGCCAGCCGTCGGCGATCTCGGTCGCGAGCGCGACGTTCTTCGGCCCTTCCGCGCCAAGGTAGATCGGGATGTCGGCGCGGAGCGGGCGCACGATCAGCTTGAGCGGCTTCCCGAGCCGCGCGCCGCCGGGGTGCGGCAGCCGGTAGTGCTCGCCCCGGAACGTGACCGGGCCCTCGCGGCGGAGCATCTCGCGCAGCAGCCGGACGAACTCGCGCGTCCGGCCCATCGGCTTCGGGAAGGGCTGGCCGTACCAGCCCTCGACCACCTGCGGGCCCGAGACCCCGATGCCGAGGACGAGCCGCCCGCCCGAGAGATGGTCGATGGTCGCGGCCGTCATCGCGGCGCAGGCCGGGGTGCGCGCGGAGATCTGCATGATCGCCGTGCCGAGCTTGATGCGCTTGGTGCGCGCGCCCACCCAGCAGAGGGGCGAGAAGACGTCGGAGCCGTACGCCTCCGCGGTCCACACCGACTCGTAGCCGAGGCGCTCGGCCTCCTGCACCAGGTCGGTCGGGTCCCAGGGATCGGGCATCCAGTAGCCGAGCATCAGGCCGAGGCGCATGCCGTCCTCCCTCCCTCAATCGAAGCGCACGAGCGCATGCTCGGCGTGGAAGTCCGGGCCGTAGATGTCCTTGCCCGAGAAGTGCATGGGGTCCTTCGCGGTCGCGAGCATGGCGCACACCCGGCCCGGGTTCTCGACCGGGAGCGCCCTGGACGCGTCGAAGCCGAACTCGCCCAGCTCGGCGGCCATCCGCTCCGTGCCAACGAAGCCCGGCATGAGCCCGATGACGGCGATGTTGTAGGGGCGGAGCTCCTTCGCGAGCCCGGGCACCATGCGATTGAAGGCCGCCTTGGAGAGCGAGTAGCCGAG from Deltaproteobacteria bacterium includes the following:
- a CDS encoding DUF541 domain-containing protein; the protein is MRTGSQGRATVPAMREQHRFETPRVAFLLLALGLAPAVLAGEGTEERKRTIAVTGRGEVKATPDRALLSFTVETTAGRATEAAAENAKRSAAVVAALKSLLGSDGTVGTTHYTIEPRYESTRPGETHEPRITGYVARNEVQVECGRVDKLGGLIDAATTAGANGARGLQFSFSKEDELLRAALEKAGADARAQAEGAARGLGVRLKRVLSADTGARPVPVRFAAMEASAPGRGAATPIEPGEGTVSASLQVTYEIE
- a CDS encoding periplasmic heavy metal sensor, which gives rise to MSHGPDADAPPGGRGWRRSARTPACVSAVRDALSRARGRSRRGCGRAACGPAARRGAPAAPLAGGRRARRDRGPGRGWGVDVARRACRAARGRGRRRRAGRGSRRHALRHTRGRRDRGAVCYRRRRRRGGIRRGRRAGPSLRGAVKGVSMKKRTLILATVTVSALGLATVHARPRFGMGPGPMMMGPGGDGPALMLPLLLRSANLTEEQEAQVQKIMADRRAQTRALVREMRAGQAALLDKLFAAGDLKADDLRPELDRLARARQQLMDHALTTALDVRKVLTPEQLAHTAKIKDRMRALHDQMRDLVDEE
- a CDS encoding endonuclease V is translated as MRIARPHRWDLPVEEALRLQRRLAAAVDTGARLGRVRLVAGADAAYHPDGERLVAAVVVVALQGLEVVEEAWMEGRVTFPYVPGLLGFREAPIVLGACARLRARPDVLVCDGQGIAHPRRFGLACHIGYCLDLPTIGCAKSRLAGEHGAVGAWRGSWSWLRDGRERLGVALRTRDGVRPVYVSPGYAIGLRDARALVLRTCAGYRLPEPTRRANLLVNALRRGELTPRPPGPASDRAAPASGP
- a CDS encoding LLM class F420-dependent oxidoreductase, which produces MRLGLMLGYWMPDPWDPTDLVQEAERLGYESVWTAEAYGSDVFSPLCWVGARTKRIKLGTAIMQISARTPACAAMTAATIDHLSGGRLVLGIGVSGPQVVEGWYGQPFPKPMGRTREFVRLLREMLRREGPVTFRGEHYRLPHPGGARLGKPLKLIVRPLRADIPIYLGAEGPKNVALATEIADGWLPLFYSPYRRHVYAESLRGARPGFEIACPATVSLNDDLEQALLPIKFMLAFYIGGMGAAAKNFHLNLIARLGFEAEARRVQDLFLAGKRAEAVAAVPDRLADEISLAGSAARIRDRLAAWKESPVTTLLAGTRDVAAVRLLAEAVL
- a CDS encoding AAA family ATPase; translated protein: MADETESRALRTLADIVESGRPLAYIHSAEEQRVMALLRDTAGACFSAAVPLWIWSLTEGMRRDDGSGGELLSPRAALDFVATYDGPALFLFKDFHEPLREAPDIRRRLRDLYELCLDRGKFVMICSPVKFIPEELARSIVYVELAVPDLRELVGFLRHEAAAITATGGRLDADEATLLQLARALQGLTLDEARHAIRRALSSRKVLDQESVPVLLEEKRLLVNRTGMIEYIPAETSIEHVGGLEIMKKWLMERRKLFQMRDRISAEIVPKGVLVMGVSGCGKSLSIKAVASCFELPLYRIDMIAIFSGRHGTPESAFAQACHMLESMAPAVVWFDEIEAGINTQAKEGELARIFGFFLTWMQEKTRGLFVGATANRIDLLPAEMIRKGRFDEVFFVDLPLEDERLDIFRVHLRRRGVDFEGFNFEPLKTFTKGWTGAEIEQCVVSALTSARLEERGLTDADLFNATANVVPLSKTMKEQVDQIRKWAFARAVRASPRERYS
- a CDS encoding sigma-70 family RNA polymerase sigma factor; translation: MAPVDRRQDERRVARDLHHPRRRHAVAAVAIAHGEDVDAGGERGERAGERGLHAPALALAASPPQAGPLEASTTAGVVSSGRVGAEGQHVKPAAAGQLDHDALYRAQHGRVLSLCRLLLADRHEAEEVCHEAFVKLFEQRELPPAPERWLTRVAVNACRDRRRAGWWRRWREHGEELVEADHPARGPTPEEAALGLEERRRIWHVFRRLSPRQQEVFALRQIEGWSTDEVAETLGLSGGSVKRHLFRAIHQLRAGLRGTR
- a CDS encoding flavin reductase — its product is MEPPLARALAALTTGIYVLTVRDGDRRHGMSSSWVVQVSGDPPLVLASVDRRHFTHDILARTRRFALNVVGKRGRQLEDYFFSAASHRPDNLDQVAWDDSPDALPLLRDAMLSLECLVQQSVEAGDHTLFVARVERVTVRADDRPLTSQDLDYIYVGEVVRRPR